Proteins from one Gibbsiella quercinecans genomic window:
- a CDS encoding Maf family protein, translating to MTSLYLASGSPRRRELLTLLGVPFEILLTHTVEQRVAGEAAEAYVRRLAQEKAQAGVALAAQDWPVLGADTIVVQNNQVLEKPRDAAHAAEMLAALSGCQHQVMTAVAIADRQHLLCQLVVTDVTFRALSQQDIADYIATGEPMDKAGAYGIQGKGGCFVKTITGSYHAVVGLPLVETHELLSNFVALRSVRTG from the coding sequence ATGACATCGCTTTATCTGGCTTCCGGCTCCCCGCGCCGGCGTGAATTGCTAACCCTGTTGGGGGTTCCGTTTGAAATCCTGCTGACCCATACCGTGGAGCAACGCGTGGCGGGCGAAGCGGCCGAAGCCTATGTGCGGCGGCTGGCGCAGGAGAAGGCGCAGGCCGGGGTGGCGCTTGCCGCGCAAGACTGGCCGGTGCTGGGAGCGGATACCATCGTGGTGCAAAATAACCAGGTGTTGGAGAAGCCGCGCGACGCGGCGCATGCCGCCGAGATGCTGGCCGCGCTTTCGGGCTGCCAACATCAGGTGATGACCGCCGTGGCGATTGCCGATCGTCAGCATCTGCTGTGCCAACTGGTGGTGACGGACGTGACGTTCCGCGCACTGTCGCAGCAGGATATTGCCGATTATATTGCCACCGGCGAGCCGATGGATAAAGCGGGTGCCTATGGAATTCAGGGAAAGGGTGGTTGTTTCGTCAAAACGATAACTGGGAGTTATCATGCGGTGGTGGGTTTGCCGCTGGTCGAAACACATGAGCTGCTCAGTAATTTTGTCGCATTACGAAGTGTAAGAACCGGTTGA
- the rng gene encoding ribonuclease G, whose translation MTAELLVNITPAETRVAYIDGGILQEIHIERESKRGIVGNIYKGRVSRVLPGMQAAFVDIGLEKAAFLHASDIMPHTECVAGEERKNFHVRDIAELVRQGQDLVVQVVKDPLGTKGARLTTDITLPSRYLVFMPGAAHVGVSQRIESEAERERLKSIVADYCDELGGFIIRTAAEGIGEEELSQDAAFLKRLWTKVVERRKRNQTRCMLYGELALAHRILRDFAGAALDRIRIDSRLTFELLVEFTAEYIPDITRKLELYAGTQPIFDLFDVENEIQRALERKVELKSGGYLIIDQTEAMTTIDINTGAFVGHRNLDETIFNTNIEATQAIARQLRLRNLGGIIIIDFIDMSNEDHRRRVLHSLEQALSKDRVKTTINGFSQLGLVEMTRKRTRESIEHVLCHGCPTCNGRGTVKTVETVCYEILREIVRVHHAYDSDRFLVYASAAVGEALKSEESHALAEVEIFVGKQVKVQIEPLYSQEQFDVVMM comes from the coding sequence ATGACAGCTGAGCTACTGGTTAATATCACACCGGCGGAAACGCGGGTTGCCTATATAGACGGCGGCATCCTGCAAGAGATCCATATTGAGCGTGAATCCAAGCGCGGCATCGTCGGCAACATTTATAAAGGGCGCGTCAGCCGCGTGCTGCCTGGCATGCAGGCGGCATTTGTGGATATCGGCCTGGAGAAGGCCGCCTTCCTGCATGCCTCCGATATCATGCCGCATACCGAATGCGTGGCTGGCGAAGAGCGCAAGAATTTCCACGTGCGCGATATTGCCGAGCTGGTGCGCCAGGGGCAAGATCTGGTGGTGCAGGTGGTGAAAGATCCGCTGGGCACCAAGGGCGCGCGCCTGACCACCGATATCACTCTGCCATCGCGCTACCTGGTGTTCATGCCGGGTGCGGCGCACGTTGGGGTGTCTCAACGCATTGAAAGCGAAGCCGAGCGCGAACGCCTGAAAAGCATCGTGGCGGACTACTGCGATGAGCTGGGCGGGTTTATTATCCGCACCGCCGCCGAAGGCATCGGCGAGGAAGAGCTGTCGCAGGACGCCGCGTTTCTCAAACGCCTCTGGACCAAAGTGGTCGAGCGCCGCAAACGCAACCAGACCCGCTGCATGCTGTACGGCGAGCTGGCGCTGGCCCACCGCATCCTGCGCGATTTCGCCGGCGCGGCGCTCGATCGCATCCGGATCGACTCACGCCTGACGTTCGAACTGCTGGTGGAGTTTACCGCCGAATATATCCCGGATATTACCCGCAAGCTGGAGCTGTATGCCGGCACGCAGCCGATCTTCGATCTGTTCGATGTGGAAAACGAGATCCAGCGGGCGCTGGAGCGCAAGGTTGAATTGAAATCCGGCGGCTATCTGATCATCGATCAGACCGAGGCGATGACCACCATCGACATCAACACCGGCGCCTTTGTCGGCCATCGCAATTTGGATGAAACCATTTTCAACACCAACATCGAAGCGACCCAGGCGATCGCCCGCCAACTGCGGCTGCGCAACCTGGGCGGGATCATCATCATTGATTTCATTGATATGAGTAATGAAGATCATCGCCGCCGCGTGCTGCACTCCCTGGAGCAGGCGCTAAGTAAAGATCGGGTAAAAACCACAATCAACGGCTTCTCTCAGCTAGGATTAGTGGAAATGACGCGTAAACGGACGCGTGAAAGCATTGAACATGTGCTGTGCCACGGATGTCCTACCTGCAACGGCCGCGGTACGGTGAAAACGGTCGAAACCGTCTGCTATGAAATCCTGCGCGAGATTGTGCGGGTGCACCACGCTTACGACTCCGATCGCTTCCTGGTGTATGCATCGGCTGCGGTAGGGGAAGCGCTGAAGAGCGAAGAGTCGCACGCGCTGGCAGAGGTGGAAATTTTCGTCGGCAAACAGGTAAAAGTACAAATCGAACCGTTGTACAGCCAGGAGCAGTTTGACGTTGTGATGATGTAA
- the yhdP gene encoding AsmA2 domain-containing protein YhdP, with product MRRLPGILLATGATLLVAVALLISGLRLVLPVLNDYRPQLLQQVAAFTGLPVQASFIEGHWESFGPRLEVRDISTTFPAGNLQVGRVTLALDVWQSLLHWRWQFRDLTFYQLQLDLNTTLGGEGDKRETLQPGTVSDLFLYQLDHFDLRDSRVSFLTPSDARAAFDIPRLTWLNSRERHRAEGQIGLSSFNGQHGVVQLRLDLRDNKGLLDTGTVYLQAENIDMKPWFSRWLRSNTGLESANFNLAAWLKVEGGEVYSGNALLKQGSASWQVGAQPHRLEVDNLALALSRQGKGWLLDVPQLKLATDGDSWPQGRLSALWLPEDTQLLGPDQPEELRLRASGITLERLTPLLPMFSFLSPDVLQRWDVMQPKGRLDALALDVPLKQPEKSRFQARWQDVSWQPWQRLPGVNHFAGALAGGVESGRLTIDLNNSTLPVGDMFRAPLEVSRASGALTWRYSDSGWELASENLDVKANALWVNGNFRYQQPAQGEPWLSILAGIRLYDGAQAWRYFPEPLMGTHLVDYLSGAIQGGQVDNASLIYAGNPHHFPYKKHEGQFEVYVPLRHATFQFQPGWPALNDLAIDLDFANNGLWMHAPQAWLGKVEGRDISAVIPDYQQERLFVDAELAGAGPDVHDYFKQTPLAKSVGSALDQLQVKGDVSGRLHLDIPLNGGHTDAQGEVALNNNALLVKPLGSTLEQVSGKFRFDNGNLTSDTLSANWFGQPLAIEFNTQEAEKDYKINVGLQGDWLPGKFPGLPPAAAEALQGSAPWQSKVAISLPHGGGAHYDIGLEADLKKVSSHLPSPLDKPAGQPLPLNVNVEGGLNGFRLSGRAGKQEHFNSEWRFPGKQVQLVRAAWRSDGGATPALPGSPSLSLDLPPLDGEKWLALLAPALPASGGHSGTAGSFRFPTTVALHTPQLLLGGQAWHRLTLSAEQRIGGLEIAAKGDEVDGSLLSADNGPWRANIQYLYYNPQFNGGSGKAAQGGSTSAMDNASFRNWPSLMLRCQSCWILGQNLGKVEADIQNQGDTLALTHALIDTGKGRVTATGLWKQNSQEERTALKGKLLGGNIDDTATFFGITTPLKGAPYDVDFDLYWHGKPWQPQIATLSGTLQAALGKGEIEDIGGGRAGQLLRLVSFDALLRKLQFDFSDTFGKGFYFDSIRSTAWLKDGIMHTDNLLVDGLAADIAMSGQIDLVQRQIDMEAVVAPEISATVGVATAFVINPIVGAAVFAASKVLAPLWNKISLIRYHIVGSLDQPKIDEVLRKPKEDKTP from the coding sequence GTGAGGCGACTGCCTGGTATTCTGTTAGCAACGGGCGCCACTTTACTTGTCGCTGTGGCGCTGTTGATCAGCGGCCTGCGCCTGGTGTTGCCTGTGCTGAACGATTACCGGCCCCAACTGTTGCAACAGGTTGCCGCCTTTACGGGGCTGCCCGTTCAGGCAAGCTTTATTGAGGGGCACTGGGAATCGTTCGGCCCACGCCTGGAAGTGCGCGATATCAGCACCACGTTCCCGGCCGGCAACCTGCAGGTCGGGCGCGTCACGCTGGCGCTGGACGTCTGGCAGTCGTTGCTGCATTGGCGCTGGCAGTTTCGCGATCTTACCTTCTACCAACTCCAGCTCGATCTCAACACCACGCTGGGCGGTGAGGGCGACAAACGTGAAACCCTCCAGCCGGGCACCGTCAGCGATCTGTTTTTATATCAGCTCGATCATTTTGACTTGCGCGACAGCCGCGTCTCTTTCCTCACCCCTTCCGACGCCCGCGCCGCTTTCGACATTCCCCGTTTAACCTGGCTCAACAGCCGCGAACGCCACCGGGCCGAAGGGCAGATTGGCCTGTCGTCCTTCAACGGCCAGCACGGCGTGGTGCAGTTGCGCCTGGATCTGCGCGATAATAAAGGGCTGTTGGATACCGGCACGGTGTATCTGCAGGCTGAAAATATTGATATGAAGCCGTGGTTCAGCCGTTGGCTGCGCAGCAATACCGGGCTGGAAAGCGCCAACTTCAATCTGGCGGCCTGGCTGAAGGTTGAAGGCGGCGAAGTGTACAGCGGCAATGCGTTGCTGAAACAGGGCAGCGCCAGTTGGCAGGTGGGCGCCCAGCCGCACCGCCTGGAGGTGGATAATCTGGCGCTGGCGCTGAGCCGACAGGGCAAAGGTTGGCTGTTGGACGTGCCGCAATTAAAGCTAGCGACCGATGGCGATAGCTGGCCGCAGGGGCGGCTTTCTGCGCTATGGCTGCCGGAAGACACGCAACTGCTTGGCCCGGATCAGCCAGAGGAACTGCGCCTGCGCGCCAGCGGTATTACGCTTGAGCGCTTAACCCCGCTGCTGCCGATGTTCTCCTTCCTCAGCCCGGATGTGCTGCAACGCTGGGATGTGATGCAGCCGAAAGGCCGGCTTGACGCGCTGGCGCTGGATGTGCCGCTCAAACAGCCCGAAAAAAGCCGTTTCCAGGCCCGCTGGCAGGATGTGAGCTGGCAGCCCTGGCAGCGTTTGCCGGGGGTGAACCACTTTGCCGGCGCGCTGGCCGGCGGTGTGGAAAGCGGCCGCCTGACGATCGATCTGAACAACAGCACGTTGCCGGTGGGCGATATGTTCCGTGCGCCGCTGGAAGTGAGCCGCGCCAGCGGCGCGCTGACCTGGCGATACAGCGATAGCGGCTGGGAGTTGGCGAGCGAAAATCTCGATGTGAAAGCCAACGCGCTGTGGGTGAACGGCAATTTCCGCTACCAGCAGCCGGCGCAGGGCGAGCCGTGGTTAAGCATTCTGGCCGGTATCCGCCTGTATGACGGTGCGCAAGCCTGGCGCTATTTCCCCGAGCCACTGATGGGCACCCATCTGGTGGACTACCTGAGCGGCGCGATTCAGGGCGGCCAGGTGGATAACGCATCGCTGATTTATGCCGGCAACCCGCATCACTTCCCGTATAAAAAGCACGAAGGGCAATTTGAGGTGTATGTGCCGTTGCGCCATGCCACCTTCCAGTTCCAGCCGGGTTGGCCGGCGCTAAACGATCTGGCGATTGACCTCGACTTTGCCAACAACGGCCTGTGGATGCATGCGCCGCAGGCCTGGTTGGGCAAGGTGGAAGGGCGCGATATCAGCGCGGTGATCCCGGATTACCAGCAAGAGCGGCTGTTTGTGGATGCCGAACTCGCTGGCGCCGGGCCGGATGTGCATGACTATTTCAAACAAACGCCGTTGGCGAAATCGGTCGGCTCGGCGCTGGATCAACTGCAGGTTAAAGGTGATGTCAGTGGGCGCTTACATCTCGATATTCCCCTCAACGGCGGGCATACCGATGCGCAAGGCGAAGTGGCGCTGAACAACAACGCGCTGTTGGTGAAGCCCCTGGGTAGCACGCTGGAGCAGGTGAGCGGCAAATTCCGCTTTGATAACGGCAACCTGACCAGCGATACCCTGAGCGCCAATTGGTTCGGGCAGCCGCTGGCGATAGAGTTCAACACCCAGGAAGCGGAAAAAGACTATAAAATCAACGTTGGGCTACAGGGCGACTGGCTGCCGGGCAAATTCCCGGGGTTGCCGCCGGCCGCCGCCGAGGCGCTGCAGGGCAGCGCGCCCTGGCAGAGCAAAGTAGCGATCAGCCTGCCGCATGGCGGCGGCGCCCACTATGACATCGGTCTGGAGGCGGACCTCAAGAAAGTAAGCAGTCACTTACCTTCTCCGCTGGATAAACCGGCTGGCCAGCCGTTGCCGCTGAACGTCAACGTGGAAGGCGGTCTGAATGGTTTCCGGCTAAGCGGCCGCGCGGGCAAACAAGAGCATTTCAACAGCGAATGGCGCTTCCCAGGCAAGCAGGTGCAACTGGTGCGCGCCGCATGGCGCAGCGACGGCGGTGCTACTCCGGCCTTGCCGGGCAGCCCGTCGTTGAGCCTGGACCTGCCGCCGCTGGACGGTGAAAAATGGCTGGCGCTGTTGGCGCCGGCGCTGCCGGCGAGCGGCGGCCATAGCGGCACCGCAGGCAGCTTCCGCTTCCCGACCACCGTCGCGCTGCATACGCCCCAACTGCTGCTGGGCGGCCAGGCCTGGCACCGGCTGACGCTGAGCGCCGAACAGCGCATCGGCGGGCTGGAGATCGCCGCCAAGGGCGATGAAGTGGATGGCAGCCTGCTGAGCGCGGATAACGGCCCGTGGCGCGCCAACATTCAGTACCTTTATTACAATCCGCAGTTCAACGGCGGCAGCGGGAAGGCCGCGCAAGGCGGTTCCACATCCGCCATGGATAACGCGTCATTCCGCAATTGGCCTTCGCTGATGTTGCGCTGCCAGTCTTGCTGGATACTTGGCCAGAACTTGGGCAAGGTGGAAGCCGATATACAAAACCAGGGGGATACCCTGGCGTTGACGCATGCGCTGATCGATACCGGCAAAGGGCGAGTGACGGCCACCGGGCTGTGGAAGCAAAACAGTCAGGAAGAACGCACCGCGCTGAAAGGCAAACTGCTGGGCGGCAATATTGACGATACCGCCACCTTTTTTGGCATCACCACGCCGCTGAAGGGCGCGCCGTATGATGTGGATTTCGATCTGTATTGGCACGGCAAGCCGTGGCAGCCGCAGATAGCCACCTTGAGCGGCACGCTGCAAGCGGCCCTCGGCAAAGGTGAAATTGAAGATATTGGCGGCGGCCGGGCCGGCCAACTGCTGCGGCTGGTGAGTTTCGATGCGTTGCTGCGTAAGCTACAGTTTGATTTCAGCGATACCTTTGGCAAAGGCTTCTACTTTGATTCCATCCGCAGCACCGCATGGCTGAAAGATGGCATAATGCATACAGATAATCTATTGGTCGACGGGCTGGCGGCGGACATCGCCATGAGCGGCCAGATTGATCTGGTGCAGCGCCAGATCGATATGGAAGCGGTGGTGGCGCCGGAAATCTCCGCCACGGTGGGCGTGGCGACCGCCTTCGTGATTAACCCGATCGTTGGGGCGGCAGTGTTTGCCGCATCAAAAGTGCTGGCACCCCTATGGAATAAAATTTCGCTGATTCGTTACCACATTGTCGGCAGCCTGGATCAGCCGAAGATCGATGAGGTATTGCGTAAGCCAAAGGAGGATAAGACGCCATGA
- the nit1 gene encoding deaminated glutathione amidase yields MKKANVALLQLCSGDQVRDNLAQIEQQIKHLKGGIKLVMTPENALLFANSAAYRQHAEAAGDGPLQQAVRDIARRYGVWLLVGSMPLISGEDPARITTSSLLFDDQGEIRGRYDKLHMFDVDINDAHAHYRESDTYQHGQQLTVVDTPVGRLGMTICYDLRFPALYQALRAQGAELISVPAAFTRVTGEAHWEILLRARAIETQCVILAPAQVGRHSATRRTWGHSLAVDGWGKILAENPDSVSALNVCVDTAALQTIRAQMPVLQHNRFQTALVAPADNPFAKKE; encoded by the coding sequence ATGAAAAAAGCCAACGTTGCGTTGTTACAACTGTGTAGTGGCGATCAGGTGCGGGATAACCTGGCGCAGATTGAGCAGCAGATCAAGCACCTCAAAGGCGGGATTAAGCTGGTCATGACGCCGGAAAATGCGCTGTTGTTTGCCAACTCGGCGGCTTATCGCCAACATGCGGAAGCGGCCGGTGACGGCCCCTTGCAGCAGGCGGTGCGCGATATTGCCCGCCGCTACGGCGTGTGGCTACTGGTGGGTTCGATGCCATTGATCAGCGGCGAAGACCCGGCCCGCATTACCACCAGCAGCCTGCTGTTTGACGACCAGGGCGAGATCCGGGGCCGTTACGACAAGCTGCATATGTTTGACGTGGATATCAACGATGCCCATGCGCACTACCGCGAATCAGACACTTACCAGCATGGTCAGCAGCTGACGGTGGTGGACACCCCGGTGGGGCGCCTGGGCATGACGATATGCTACGATTTACGTTTCCCGGCGCTGTATCAGGCGCTGCGCGCGCAGGGCGCGGAGCTGATTTCCGTGCCGGCGGCTTTTACCCGCGTCACCGGCGAGGCGCACTGGGAAATTTTGCTGCGCGCCCGGGCGATTGAAACCCAGTGTGTGATTCTGGCGCCGGCGCAGGTGGGTCGCCATAGCGCGACGCGCCGTACCTGGGGCCACTCGCTGGCCGTGGACGGCTGGGGCAAAATTCTGGCCGAAAACCCGGACTCGGTCTCGGCACTAAACGTGTGCGTTGATACAGCGGCGTTGCAAACTATCCGTGCGCAGATGCCGGTGCTGCAACATAACCGATTCCAGACGGCGCTGGTTGCGCCGGCTGATAACCCTTTCGCCAAAAAAGAGTGA
- the tldD gene encoding metalloprotease TldD has protein sequence MSLTFVSEQLLAANKLSHQDLFSVLGQLAERRLDYADLYFQSSYHEAWVLEDGIIKDGSYNIDQGVGVRAVSGEKTGFAYADQITLNALNQSAVAARSIVRDSGNGKVHTLGEISYQALYPLLDPLQSLPREEKIALLHRVDKAARAADARVQEVSASITGVYEQVLVAATDGTLAADVRPLVRLSVSVLVEQDGKRERGASGGGGRFGYDYFLETVDGEVRADVFAKEAVRMALVNLSAIAAPAGTMPVVLGAGWPGVLLHEAVGHGLEGDFNRRGTSVFSGQIGQLVASELCTVVDDGTLQGRRGSLAIDDEGVPGQYNVLIENGILKSYMQDKLNARLMGVAPTGNGRRESYAHLPMPRMTNTYMLAGKSTPQDIIESVEYGLYAPNFGGGQVDITSGKFVFSTSEAYLIEKGRITKPVKGATLIGSGIEAMQQISMVGNDLALDKGVGVCGKEGQSLPVGVGQPTLKLDTLTVGGTA, from the coding sequence ATGAGCCTGACGTTTGTCAGTGAGCAGTTACTCGCTGCGAATAAGCTGAGTCATCAAGACCTGTTCTCCGTATTGGGTCAACTGGCAGAACGCCGACTTGATTACGCCGATCTCTATTTCCAGTCCAGCTACCATGAAGCCTGGGTGCTTGAAGACGGCATCATCAAAGATGGTTCTTACAATATCGATCAGGGGGTTGGGGTACGTGCGGTCAGCGGTGAAAAGACCGGTTTTGCCTATGCCGATCAGATCACCCTCAATGCCCTCAACCAGAGCGCCGTCGCCGCGCGCAGCATTGTGCGCGACAGTGGTAATGGCAAGGTGCATACCCTGGGCGAAATCAGCTATCAGGCGCTGTATCCGCTGCTCGATCCTTTGCAGAGCCTACCGCGTGAAGAGAAAATCGCGCTGTTGCACCGGGTAGACAAAGCTGCGCGCGCGGCCGATGCCCGCGTGCAGGAAGTCAGCGCCAGCATCACCGGCGTGTATGAGCAGGTGCTGGTCGCGGCAACCGACGGCACGCTGGCGGCAGACGTGCGCCCGCTGGTGCGCCTTTCCGTCAGCGTGCTGGTGGAACAGGACGGCAAACGCGAACGTGGCGCCAGCGGCGGCGGCGGCCGTTTCGGCTATGATTATTTTCTGGAAACCGTGGACGGTGAAGTGCGTGCCGACGTATTTGCCAAAGAAGCGGTGCGCATGGCGCTGGTGAACCTTTCCGCTATCGCCGCGCCGGCGGGCACGATGCCGGTGGTGCTCGGCGCCGGCTGGCCGGGCGTGCTGCTGCATGAAGCGGTCGGTCACGGCCTTGAAGGCGACTTCAACCGCCGCGGCACCTCGGTGTTCAGCGGCCAGATTGGGCAGTTGGTGGCTTCCGAACTGTGCACCGTGGTGGATGACGGTACTCTGCAGGGCCGCCGCGGTTCACTGGCGATCGACGATGAAGGCGTGCCGGGGCAGTACAACGTGCTGATTGAAAACGGCATCTTGAAAAGCTATATGCAGGATAAGCTCAACGCGCGCCTGATGGGGGTTGCGCCAACCGGCAACGGCCGCCGTGAGTCCTACGCGCACCTGCCGATGCCGCGTATGACCAACACCTATATGCTGGCGGGCAAATCCACCCCGCAGGACATCATCGAAAGCGTGGAGTACGGGCTGTATGCGCCGAACTTCGGCGGCGGGCAGGTGGATATCACCTCCGGTAAGTTCGTGTTCTCGACGTCGGAAGCCTATCTGATTGAGAAAGGGCGCATCACCAAACCGGTGAAAGGCGCCACGCTGATCGGTTCAGGTATTGAAGCCATGCAGCAGATTTCGATGGTTGGCAACGATCTGGCGTTGGATAAAGGCGTGGGCGTCTGCGGCAAAGAAGGGCAGAGCCTGCCGGTCGGCGTCGGCCAGCCGACGCTGAAGCTCGATACGCTGACGGTAGGCGGCACTGCGTAG
- the treC gene encoding alpha,alpha-phosphotrehalase → MSNPIPWWQNGVIYQIYPKSFQDSTGNGYGDLAGVIQRLDYLQELGVDAIWLTPVYLSPQVDNGYDVADYCAIDPAYGTMADFERLVAAAHQRSIRIVMDMVFNHTSTEHPWFKAAQDSNSPYRQFYVWRDGEGDALPNNWRSKFGGPAWQWHEASGQYYLHLFATEQADLNWEHPPVREELKKVCRFWADKGVDGLRLDVINLVSKQQDFPSDPQGDGRRFYTDGPRIHEFLQEMSRDVFQPNGLMTVGEMSSTTLEHCRQYAASSGVELSMTFNFHHLKVDYAGGEKWTLAAPDYVELKRIFRHWQQGMHNRAWNALFWCNHDQPRIVSRFGDNGALRVPAAKMLAMVLHGMQGTPYIYQGEELGMTNPGFNNIAQYRDVESLNMYAELRAQGQDSDTLLTILASKSRDNSRTPMQWNAAPHAGFTRGTPWIGCAPNYKEINAEAALADVDSVFYTYRHLIALRKQYPLLTLGDYQDLAPQHPALWCYQRRWNGQRLLVAANLGRAPLALEVEGIEPGELWRRLVCNYADAPEHPHAVTLRPFEAVWWVLEE, encoded by the coding sequence ATGAGCAACCCAATCCCCTGGTGGCAAAACGGTGTCATCTATCAAATCTACCCAAAAAGTTTCCAGGACAGCACCGGCAACGGCTATGGCGATTTGGCCGGCGTGATCCAACGGCTGGACTACCTGCAGGAACTGGGGGTCGACGCTATCTGGCTGACGCCGGTGTATCTCTCTCCGCAGGTGGATAACGGCTACGACGTGGCGGATTACTGCGCCATCGATCCGGCCTACGGCACCATGGCGGACTTTGAACGGCTGGTTGCGGCCGCGCACCAGCGCAGCATCCGCATCGTGATGGACATGGTGTTCAACCACACCTCAACCGAACACCCGTGGTTCAAGGCGGCGCAGGACAGCAACAGCCCCTACCGCCAGTTCTATGTCTGGCGCGACGGTGAAGGCGATGCCCTGCCCAACAACTGGCGCTCCAAGTTCGGCGGCCCGGCGTGGCAATGGCATGAAGCCAGCGGTCAGTATTATCTGCACCTGTTCGCCACCGAACAGGCCGATCTGAACTGGGAACACCCGCCGGTGCGTGAAGAGCTGAAAAAGGTTTGCCGCTTCTGGGCGGATAAGGGGGTCGACGGTTTGCGCCTGGATGTCATCAATCTGGTGTCCAAGCAGCAGGACTTCCCCAGCGATCCACAAGGCGATGGCCGCCGCTTCTATACCGACGGCCCGCGCATCCACGAGTTCTTGCAGGAAATGAGCCGGGACGTGTTCCAGCCGAATGGGCTGATGACCGTGGGCGAAATGTCCTCCACCACGCTGGAACATTGCCGCCAGTACGCCGCCAGCAGCGGCGTGGAACTATCGATGACCTTCAACTTCCACCACCTGAAAGTGGACTACGCCGGCGGCGAAAAGTGGACGCTGGCGGCGCCGGATTATGTGGAGCTGAAACGGATTTTCCGCCACTGGCAGCAGGGCATGCATAACCGCGCCTGGAATGCGCTGTTCTGGTGTAACCACGATCAGCCGCGCATTGTGTCGCGCTTTGGCGATAACGGCGCGCTGCGCGTGCCTGCCGCCAAGATGCTGGCGATGGTGCTGCACGGTATGCAGGGCACGCCGTATATCTACCAAGGGGAAGAGCTGGGCATGACCAACCCAGGGTTCAACAACATCGCACAGTATCGCGATGTGGAAAGCCTGAACATGTATGCTGAATTGCGCGCCCAGGGGCAGGATAGCGATACGTTGCTGACGATTCTTGCCAGCAAATCACGCGACAACAGCCGCACACCGATGCAATGGAACGCGGCACCTCATGCCGGTTTTACCCGCGGCACACCGTGGATTGGCTGCGCGCCGAACTATAAGGAGATCAATGCGGAAGCGGCGCTGGCCGACGTTGATTCGGTATTTTATACCTATCGCCACCTGATCGCCCTGCGCAAGCAGTACCCGCTGCTGACGCTGGGTGACTATCAGGATCTGGCGCCGCAGCATCCGGCGCTCTGGTGCTATCAGCGCCGCTGGAACGGCCAGCGCCTGCTGGTGGCCGCCAACCTGGGCCGGGCGCCGCTGGCGCTAGAGGTGGAAGGGATCGAACCGGGCGAACTGTGGCGCCGGCTGGTGTGCAACTACGCCGACGCGCCGGAGCATCCGCACGCGGTAACCCTGCGGCCGTTCGAAGCCGTGTGGTGGGTTCTGGAAGAGTAG